CGGCAACACGCTGATCGTCGTGGACGGTTCGGCGGGCACGCTGTTCGGCCCGCAGACCTTGCAGGCCAACCAGACAGTGGTCGGCGGCGGCGGCAGTGTCGAGGTGCGCGGGCGCACCAGCGGCGCGGTCACCACGCTGACGGCGCCGGGCGCGCGCCCCACCTTGCGCAATCTCGCCGACGCACCGACCCTCAACCTCGTCGACCGCACCCATGTGGCGGGCCTTGATGTAACCGGCATACCGCTCAACGCCTTCAATGACGGCGTGTCGATCGGGTCGTCGGCCTTTGTGGTGCTGGATGATGTCAGCATCCGGAATGTCGGCGGTGCGGGCATCAATGCCATGGATGGCAACACGCTGACCCTGCGCAATGTGTCGGTCGGGTTCACCCCGTTCGGCCCGTCGCTGGCGATCAACAATGCCAACCAGGTGACGGTGGCCAACAGCGTGTTCGACACCGGCCTGTTCGGCCTGTTTGCCAATGACAGCAACCAGATCACCATCAGCAACTCCACCATCTCCAATATGTGCAATGACGGTGTGCGCATTGATGACGACAACACACTCGTGCTGTCGGGTGTCACTGTCAGCTCCATCTGCGGCGACGCGGTGGCCTTCGACAACCGCAATGGCATCACCATTGCCGGAACAAGCTTCTCGGGTATCGGGTTCGATGTGCTGTTCGGCTTCGACGACAACACCGTGAACGTCTCCGATGTCACGGTCAGCAGTGCAAATGAGGACTTTATCGAGGTGCGGGACGGCAACTCGATCACTGTCACCAACAGCACGGCTACGGGCCTGGGCGGCCGCGGCTACCTCCTGTCTGACCGGAACACTCTCTCCGTCACCGGCGGGTCCGTGACGGCGGTGCTCGAGGGGCTGGACGCGGATGACAACAACACCATCACCCTCACCAACACCGCCATCACCTCGACGGGTGGTGAAGAGGGCGTCGATATCTCGGACGGCAACGTGCTGACGGTCACCGGCACCACCATCTCCGCCAATGGCAATAACGGCCTGGAGATGACCGTGGGCAACCAGGTGACGGTGAACATGTCCGTCCTCGCCGGCACGCCGACCAACACCATCCGGTTCGATGGGGCAGGCAATGCCGTCTCCGGCTCGGGCAATGTGGACAATTCCGCACCGACCACGGCCTTCTGCTCGGATATCGGCGGCCAGGTGGGGTCCATCGGCTTTACCAACGGGACGAGCTGCCCGTAGCAGGGTGGAACCAGAGTCTTCGGGGGCGGCTGGAATCGGCTTCCGCCCCCGCCAGACTCGCGTTAACCTCTGGCCCATGCAGCAATATCACGAGCTTATGAGCCGCGTTCTCCGCGAGGGCGTGCGCAAGGATGACCGGACCGGCACGGGCACGGTCTCGGTTTTCGGCCATCAGATGCGGTTTGATCTGGGGCAGGGCTTCCCCCTTGTCACCACCAAGAAGCTGCATCTCAAATCCATCATCCACGAGCTTCTGTGGTTCATCGCGGGCGATACCAACACCCGTTATCTCAAGGCGAACGGCGTCAGCATCTGGGATGAATGGGCGGATGAGAACGGCAATCTCGGCCCCGTCTACGGCAAGCAGTGGCGCTCCTGGGACATGCCGGAGGGCGGCACGGTCGATCAGCTCAAATGGCTGGTGAACGAGATCAGGACCAACCCGGATTCGCGGCGGCTGATCGTGTCGGCGTGGAACCCGGCGGACCTCGACAAGATGGCGCTGGCCCCGTGCCACTGCCTGTTCCAGTTCTACGTGGCCGACGGCAAGCTTTCCTGCCAGCTCTACCAGCGCTCGGCGGACATCTTCCTCGGCGTGCCGTTCAACATCGCGTCCTATGCGCTGCTGACGCTGATGATCGCGCAGGTGGCGGGGCTTGAGCCGGGCGACTTCGTGCACACCTTCGGCGACGCGCATCTGTACTCCAACCATCTGGAGCAGGCGCGCACCCAGCTTGAGCGTGAGCCCTATCCGCTGCCGCGCATGGTGCTGAACCCGGAGGTGCGGTCGCTGTTCGATTTTACCTATGAGGATTTCAGCCTCGAGGGCTATCAGGCGCACCCGCACATCTCCGCGCCGGTCGCGGTCTGAGGGTCCTGCGTCATGCGTATTTCCATGGTGGTCGCCGTGGCCGAGAACGGCATCATCGGCGCGGATAACGGGTTGCCGTGGCGCCTGAAGGGCGACATGAAGCATTTCCGGGCGACGACCATGGGCAAGCCCATCATCGCCGGGCGCACCACCTTCAATTCCTTCGGCAAGCCCCTGCCGGGCCGCACCAACATCGTGCTCAGCCGCAGTGAGGCGCCGGTGCCCGATGGCGTGGTGCTGGTGCATTCGCTGGAAGACGCGCTGGCCGCGGCGGCGGGCGAAGGGGCGGAAGAGGCCTGCATCGTCGGCGGCGCGCAGGTCTATGCCCAGGCCATGGCGTATGCGCACATTCTGCATTTCACCCGCGTCCACATGGATGCGGACGGCGATACGGCCTTTCCTGATTTCGACGAGGACGCATGGACGCAGGTATCCGCTGAGCGCCACGAGGCCGGGGAGGGCGACAACTGCGCCTACACAATTCTGCGGCTGGACCGGAAGGGCCCGCCGCCAAAAAGCATCTGACCACTTAGATAATCAGAACCCAGGGAGAATTTCATGACCGACTTTACCGAGGTGGCCTCCGGCCTGCGCTTTCCCGAAGGCCCCATCGCGATGGATGACGGATCGGTCATCCTCGTGGAGATCGCCCGCGGCACGCTGAGCCGCGTGTCGCCGGAGGGCGAAGTGTCCGTCATCGCAGAGCTGGGCGGCGGGCCGAATGGCGCTGCCATCGGGCCGGACGGCGCGGTCTATGTCTGCAACAATGGCGGCTTTGCCTGGCATGAGCGCGACGGGCTGCTGATCCCCGGCGACAAGCCCGATGATTATTCCGGCGGCCGCATCGAGCGTGTGGACCTTGAGACCGGCAAGGTCGATGTTCTTTACACGGAATGTGACGGCGTGCCGCTCAACGGGCCGAACGACATCGTGTTCGACAAGCAGGGCGGGTTCTGGTTCACCGATCTTGGTAAGAGCTACGACCGGGTGACGGATCGCGGGGCGCTCTACTATGCCAAGCCGGACGGCTCGTCGATCACCCAGCAGGCCTTCCCGCTCAACACGCCCAACGGCGTCGGCCTGTCGCCGGACGAGGACCGGGTCTATTTCGCGGACACCGTGTCCGGCCGCGTCTGGTATCTCGACATTGAAAGCCCGGGCGTCGCCAAGGCACCGGACCTGCCGATCCCGGCCAACCTGCTGGTGAGCGTGCCGGACCTGCAATATTTCGACAGCCTGGCAGTGGATGCCGAGGGCAATATCTGCGTCGCCACCATCTTCAATGGCGGCATCACGTCCGTGTCGCCGGACGGGCAGACGGTGAAGCACACCCCGTTCCCGGATCTGCTGGTCACCAATATCTGCTTCGGCGGGCCTGACCTGAAAACCGCTTACATCACCCTGTCGGGCACCGGCAAGCTGGTGAAGTGCGAGTGGCCGGTCGCGGGCCTGCCGCTCAACTTCCTCAACAAGTAAGCCATTTGCGGCTTTGCAGGGCCGGTACCCCGGGCGGGGTGCCGGCCCTTTTGCATTTCCGGACGTTCTGCAAATTGGGCTTGCGCATGGCCGAGGCTGTGGCACTGTTTGGCCCGCGTTAACCAAACCCCGCGCGTGGGGTGCACAACAATAGACGCAATCCAATTGGGAGGACTTTCATGCGACTTCTGCTTGCTTCCGTGGCCGCCCTCGGCCTGATGACGACTGCCGCCCTGGCTGACCCGATGGCCCCGTTCTACGAGAACACCGTCGAGGTGACCGCCGCCGACGGCTCGACCCGGGCGGTGCTGATCAATGAGGATGGCTCCTACCAGCAGGTAGCCGGTGACGCGACCGTCGACGGCACCTGGGAGCTGAAGGGTGAAGAGGAGGCCTGCTTCTCCTCCGCCGCCACCGCCGAGAGCGGGCCGTACTGCGTGGCCGCCACCGAGCGCGCCGTGGGCGACAGCTGGGAAATGACGGCGCCGGACGGCTCCACCGAAACCGCGACGCTGAAGGCTGGCCGCTAAAGCGTCCGACCCGGTTTCGACACAGCTTCGACTGACATCACAGCCGGAGGTTCCGCACGGGACCTCCGGTTTTTTCGTGCGCGGGGCCGGTGCAGGGATGGAAAATCATCCGTCACGGAATGGTCACGGAACCTTCACATGAATGCGTTTGAGCTTGATGTGCGACAGCCCGGTGACGGGGGCATCTTCCAGGGGCGTAAACACGCGGCAGGGGAAACCAACAACAAGACCCTTGGAGGTATTTGAGATGAAGACGCTTCTTATCGTTCCCGCCACCCTGATTGCCCTCAGCGTTCCGGCTCTCGCCGGTGATGACGTGCCGGGCCGCAACAGCCCGAGCCAACAGGACGCCCAGGCTGCCACCGTGACGCTCGACGCGTTCGAGGTGGCCGGTGACCGCTATGACGATGTGCCGGGCGACCGCAATCCCCGCAGCGGCAAGGCCGTTGACGGCGGGTCGGATTCGCTGGCCTGACCCAAGGCCGGTGGAACAGGAAACGGCCGGTGCGGGACCCAAACCCCGTACCGGCCGTTTTCATTTGTATACAGATTAATTGGATGCCTGCGGGCCTAGTCCGAGATGGTGATGCGCGGGGCGGGCTTCTGGTCGGACCCTTCAAGTGACGCCATCAGGGCTGCCGCAATGTCCCTGAAGATTGTGGCGGTGGCGCTGTCGGGTGCTGTCCCGGTGACGGGTTTGCCGTCATCACCGCCTTCGCGGATGCCGGTGATCAGCGGCACTTCGCCGAGGAAGGGCACGTTCAGCTTTTCAGCCGTCTGGCGCGCGCCGCCTTCACCGAAGATGTGGTTGCGGCTGCCGTCGGGCATTTCAAGCCAGGCCATGTTCTCCACCACGCCGAGGATCGGCACGTGGGTCTTCTCGAACATGGCGACGGCCTTGCGCGCGTCGATAAGCGCAATCTCCTGCGGCGTCGAGACGATGACGGCGCCGGTCATCGGCACGCGCTGGGCCAGGGTCAGCTGGGCATCGCCCGTGCCCGGCGGCATGTCGACCACCAGCACGTCCAGCGGCGCCCATTCCACATCCACCAGCATCTGCGAGATGGCGGATTGCACCATGGGCCCGCGCCAGATCATCGGCGTGTCCTCGTCCACGATGAGGCCGATGGACATGGCCTTGATGCCATAGGCTTCCAGCGGAATGAGCTTCTTGTTCTCGCTGGCGTCCGGCTTGCGGTTGAGCCCCAGCATCCGCGGCACGGATGGTCCGTAAACATCTGCATCCAGCAGGCCAACCTTGAGGCCCAGCGCGCTGAGGCCGAGGGCGAGATTGACCGCGAGGGTGGATTTGCCCACGCCGCCCTTGCCGCTGGCCACGGCGA
The sequence above is drawn from the Pyruvatibacter mobilis genome and encodes:
- a CDS encoding right-handed parallel beta-helix repeat-containing protein, translating into MIDRSVRRFVHLLGRLALGVALGTLVLAPGQAAASGTASTGGDSAWSGWAELGGYLGGSGSERGEAALFLPLMQSDESLVFTDVRGKLFEDQVSEINAAVGFRHMLPSGWNLGVWAGGDHRHSSEKNTFWAASGGVEALSEQFDVRINGYWALTDPKRSPGTTQARIEGSQIYIEGASEVPLSGVDGEIGTLVPLEWLGADPATQALRIYAGGFHFDADEAPDNISGPKARIEFRVDDIIPVMPGSRLSLEGEWRSDEVRGGNVEAGVRFRLPFTVVSGGAEVGRPRSVQWRRMTDGLERDTDIVTEPSGRELVEDAATGVALDRVAYADATTGITAPAAANGGNTLIVVDGSAGTLFGPQTLQANQTVVGGGGSVEVRGRTSGAVTTLTAPGARPTLRNLADAPTLNLVDRTHVAGLDVTGIPLNAFNDGVSIGSSAFVVLDDVSIRNVGGAGINAMDGNTLTLRNVSVGFTPFGPSLAINNANQVTVANSVFDTGLFGLFANDSNQITISNSTISNMCNDGVRIDDDNTLVLSGVTVSSICGDAVAFDNRNGITIAGTSFSGIGFDVLFGFDDNTVNVSDVTVSSANEDFIEVRDGNSITVTNSTATGLGGRGYLLSDRNTLSVTGGSVTAVLEGLDADDNNTITLTNTAITSTGGEEGVDISDGNVLTVTGTTISANGNNGLEMTVGNQVTVNMSVLAGTPTNTIRFDGAGNAVSGSGNVDNSAPTTAFCSDIGGQVGSIGFTNGTSCP
- a CDS encoding thymidylate synthase; this encodes MQQYHELMSRVLREGVRKDDRTGTGTVSVFGHQMRFDLGQGFPLVTTKKLHLKSIIHELLWFIAGDTNTRYLKANGVSIWDEWADENGNLGPVYGKQWRSWDMPEGGTVDQLKWLVNEIRTNPDSRRLIVSAWNPADLDKMALAPCHCLFQFYVADGKLSCQLYQRSADIFLGVPFNIASYALLTLMIAQVAGLEPGDFVHTFGDAHLYSNHLEQARTQLEREPYPLPRMVLNPEVRSLFDFTYEDFSLEGYQAHPHISAPVAV
- a CDS encoding dihydrofolate reductase, whose protein sequence is MRISMVVAVAENGIIGADNGLPWRLKGDMKHFRATTMGKPIIAGRTTFNSFGKPLPGRTNIVLSRSEAPVPDGVVLVHSLEDALAAAAGEGAEEACIVGGAQVYAQAMAYAHILHFTRVHMDADGDTAFPDFDEDAWTQVSAERHEAGEGDNCAYTILRLDRKGPPPKSI
- a CDS encoding SMP-30/gluconolactonase/LRE family protein produces the protein MTDFTEVASGLRFPEGPIAMDDGSVILVEIARGTLSRVSPEGEVSVIAELGGGPNGAAIGPDGAVYVCNNGGFAWHERDGLLIPGDKPDDYSGGRIERVDLETGKVDVLYTECDGVPLNGPNDIVFDKQGGFWFTDLGKSYDRVTDRGALYYAKPDGSSITQQAFPLNTPNGVGLSPDEDRVYFADTVSGRVWYLDIESPGVAKAPDLPIPANLLVSVPDLQYFDSLAVDAEGNICVATIFNGGITSVSPDGQTVKHTPFPDLLVTNICFGGPDLKTAYITLSGTGKLVKCEWPVAGLPLNFLNK
- a CDS encoding Mrp/NBP35 family ATP-binding protein, with the translated sequence MTSRPGPDRDTILATLNSISLPDGRGLVDARLVQGLVIRDGNVGFALEIAPADADSMEKVRSAAADAVKALAGVTSVTAVLTAHNDTPGSTPARPAQGTPTAQNAGHSHGGGQQPGRNGPLTIPGVGAIIAVASGKGGVGKSTLAVNLALGLSALGLKVGLLDADVYGPSVPRMLGLNRKPDASENKKLIPLEAYGIKAMSIGLIVDEDTPMIWRGPMVQSAISQMLVDVEWAPLDVLVVDMPPGTGDAQLTLAQRVPMTGAVIVSTPQEIALIDARKAVAMFEKTHVPILGVVENMAWLEMPDGSRNHIFGEGGARQTAEKLNVPFLGEVPLITGIREGGDDGKPVTGTAPDSATATIFRDIAAALMASLEGSDQKPAPRITISD